One Arthrobacter sp. StoSoilB19 DNA window includes the following coding sequences:
- a CDS encoding MarR family transcriptional regulator, with protein sequence MSNSPDLPPPPDAGADAADTALQNVEHQISLFWRRARAISNQLSREVHPDMEPAAYGLLTVIRREGPIRLTELAMNIGVGKPSVSRQIAFLESLGLVSKEADPLDRRAQSIRLTPKGEEKMHQVQDARRQVFQERLREWPVQDLQELARYMAKLNSTYERDGFPREGGGGSPAEEE encoded by the coding sequence ATGAGCAACTCCCCGGATCTCCCGCCGCCGCCGGACGCAGGCGCTGATGCCGCCGATACCGCGCTGCAGAATGTTGAACACCAGATCAGCCTCTTCTGGCGGCGGGCCAGGGCTATCTCCAACCAGCTCTCGCGCGAAGTCCACCCGGATATGGAGCCTGCCGCGTACGGGCTGTTAACGGTTATCCGCCGGGAAGGGCCCATCCGCCTGACGGAGCTTGCCATGAACATCGGGGTGGGCAAGCCGTCGGTCAGCCGGCAGATTGCCTTCCTGGAGAGCCTCGGACTGGTATCCAAGGAAGCCGATCCCCTGGACCGCCGGGCACAGTCCATCCGGCTGACGCCCAAGGGCGAAGAGAAGATGCACCAGGTCCAGGACGCCAGGCGCCAGGTTTTCCAGGAACGGCTGCGCGAGTGGCCCGTGCAGGACCTGCAGGAGCTGGCCCGCTACATGGCCAAGCTGAACTCCACCTACGAGCGTGACGGATTCCCCAGGGAAGGCGGAGGCGGCTCCCCCGCAGAAGAGGAATAG
- the dapB gene encoding 4-hydroxy-tetrahydrodipicolinate reductase encodes MTEQHPAPKLVAVLGASGRMGAEAVKAIDAAPDMKLVAALGRGDSLEQLTASGAQYLVDLTVPESTEANVRFAVEHGIHAVVGTTGWDAGRLSALDSLLAEHPETGVLIAPNFALGSVLASAFAAKASKYFESVEIIELHHPDKVDAPSGTAVRTAELIAAERKAAQVPPSPDATTSERAGARGCDVDGVRVHSVRLRGLVAHQEVLLGGPGEQLTFRHDSFDRASFMPGVLLGVRNVAAHPGLTVGLDGYLDLGL; translated from the coding sequence ATGACCGAACAACACCCCGCCCCCAAACTGGTGGCCGTCCTTGGCGCCAGTGGACGCATGGGCGCCGAGGCCGTTAAGGCCATTGATGCCGCGCCCGACATGAAGCTCGTCGCAGCCCTGGGACGGGGTGACTCGCTGGAGCAGCTGACGGCCTCCGGTGCCCAGTACCTGGTGGACCTCACAGTCCCCGAAAGCACCGAAGCCAACGTCCGCTTCGCCGTCGAGCATGGGATCCACGCCGTGGTGGGCACCACCGGCTGGGACGCGGGACGCCTGTCCGCGCTGGATTCCCTTTTGGCGGAGCACCCGGAAACGGGCGTACTCATCGCGCCCAACTTTGCCTTGGGCTCTGTGCTGGCTTCGGCGTTCGCCGCGAAGGCGTCAAAGTACTTCGAGTCCGTGGAAATCATCGAGCTCCACCATCCGGACAAGGTGGACGCCCCTTCCGGCACCGCCGTCCGCACCGCAGAGCTCATCGCCGCTGAACGCAAGGCTGCCCAGGTGCCGCCCAGCCCGGATGCCACCACTTCAGAACGCGCGGGTGCACGCGGCTGCGACGTGGACGGCGTCCGCGTCCACAGCGTCCGGCTCCGTGGCCTCGTGGCCCACCAGGAAGTCCTGCTGGGCGGTCCCGGCGAGCAGCTGACCTTCCGCCACGATTCCTTCGACCGCGCGTCGTTCATGCCCGGCGTGCTTCTGGGCGTGCGCAACGTCGCTGCCCACCCCGGGCTGACCGTGGGCCTGGACGGTTACCTGGACCTGGGACTCTAG
- a CDS encoding ribonuclease J: protein MTQTALTGLVTPPRLPQGTLRIVPLGGLGEIGRNMAVFEIDGKLLIVDCGVLFPEETQPGVDLILPDFSYIEDRLDDVVAVILTHGHEDHIGAVPYLLRLRNDIPLVGSQLTLALIEAKLQEHRIRPYTLTVEEGQVEKFGPFECEFVAVNHSIPDALAVFIRTAGGTVLHTGDFKMDQLPLDGRITDLRHFAKLGEEGVDLFMSDSTNADVPGFTTAEKEIGPTLERLFGQATKRIIVASFSSHVHRVQQVLDAAAKHNRKVAFVGRSMVRNMAIAEKLGYLDVPAGLIVDIKNIDNLPDNRVVLMSTGSQGEPMAALSRMANGDHRVVVGDGDTVILASSLIPGNENAVFRIINGLLKLGADVIHKGNAKVHVSGHAAAGELLYCYNILEPLNAMPVHGETRHLIANGKIAIESGVPDASVILADNGTVIDLRDHQADIVGQVEVGFVYVDGSSVGEITDADLKDRRILGDEGFISIITVVHRATGKVVSGPEIHARGVAEDDSVFDDIIPKINAALEEAVQNHADHTSHQLQQVVRRVVGTWVNRKLRRKPMIIPVVLEA from the coding sequence ATGACCCAAACTGCCCTTACCGGCCTTGTCACCCCTCCGCGCCTGCCCCAGGGCACGCTCAGGATCGTTCCGCTTGGCGGACTCGGGGAGATCGGCCGGAATATGGCCGTGTTCGAAATCGACGGCAAGCTGCTGATCGTGGACTGCGGCGTCCTCTTTCCCGAGGAAACCCAGCCCGGCGTTGACCTGATCCTGCCGGATTTCTCCTACATCGAAGACCGGCTGGACGACGTCGTGGCCGTCATCCTCACGCACGGCCACGAGGACCACATCGGCGCCGTGCCGTACCTGCTGCGCCTGCGCAACGACATTCCCCTGGTGGGATCTCAGCTGACCCTCGCGCTGATCGAGGCGAAGCTGCAGGAGCACCGCATCCGGCCCTACACGCTGACAGTGGAAGAGGGCCAGGTGGAGAAGTTCGGGCCGTTCGAATGCGAGTTCGTGGCCGTGAACCACTCCATTCCGGATGCCCTGGCGGTGTTCATCCGCACCGCGGGCGGCACTGTCCTGCATACCGGCGACTTCAAGATGGACCAGCTGCCGCTGGACGGACGCATCACCGACCTCCGGCACTTCGCCAAACTGGGTGAAGAAGGCGTGGACCTCTTCATGTCCGACTCCACCAACGCAGACGTCCCCGGATTCACCACGGCCGAGAAGGAAATCGGCCCCACGCTGGAGCGGCTTTTCGGCCAGGCCACCAAGCGCATCATCGTGGCCTCCTTCTCCTCCCACGTCCACCGCGTGCAGCAGGTGCTGGATGCAGCGGCCAAGCACAACCGCAAGGTGGCCTTCGTGGGCCGCTCCATGGTCCGCAATATGGCCATCGCCGAAAAGCTGGGCTACCTTGACGTCCCCGCCGGACTGATCGTCGACATCAAGAACATCGACAACCTTCCGGACAACCGCGTGGTGCTCATGTCCACCGGCTCCCAGGGCGAGCCCATGGCGGCCCTGTCCCGGATGGCCAACGGCGACCACCGCGTGGTGGTGGGGGACGGCGACACCGTCATCCTGGCCTCCAGCCTCATCCCGGGCAACGAGAACGCGGTGTTCCGCATCATCAACGGCCTCCTGAAGCTCGGCGCCGACGTGATCCACAAGGGCAACGCCAAGGTCCACGTCTCCGGCCACGCCGCCGCCGGCGAGCTGCTCTACTGCTACAACATCCTTGAGCCGCTCAACGCCATGCCCGTGCACGGCGAAACCCGGCACCTGATCGCCAACGGCAAGATCGCCATCGAATCCGGCGTCCCGGATGCCAGCGTGATCCTTGCTGACAACGGCACGGTCATCGACCTCCGCGACCACCAGGCAGACATCGTCGGCCAGGTCGAGGTGGGCTTCGTCTACGTGGACGGCTCCAGCGTGGGCGAGATCACCGACGCCGACCTCAAGGACCGCCGCATCCTGGGCGATGAAGGCTTCATCTCCATCATCACCGTTGTCCACCGTGCCACCGGCAAGGTGGTGTCCGGGCCCGAGATCCACGCCCGCGGCGTTGCCGAGGACGATTCGGTCTTCGACGACATCATCCCCAAGATCAACGCAGCCCTGGAGGAAGCGGTCCAGAACCACGCCGACCACACCAGCCACCAGCTCCAGCAGGTGGTACGCCGCGTCGTGGGAACCTGGGTCAACCGCAAGCTGCGCCGCAAGCCCATGATCATTCCCGTGGTGCTCGAGGCCTGA
- a CDS encoding helix-turn-helix transcriptional regulator, producing the protein MVKQPVSVNGVVRWKDVGLAEQAKSEQKERKMVVLRHEIGDVLRDVRQRQGRTLREVSHSARVSLGYLSEVERGQKEASSELLSSICSALDVPLSSMLREVSDRVAVAEGVAVPDTVPQEFSQRYGRDLERDLNTELNDELSTGLLSGAR; encoded by the coding sequence ATGGTAAAGCAGCCCGTATCCGTAAACGGCGTTGTCCGCTGGAAGGATGTGGGCCTCGCCGAACAGGCTAAGAGCGAACAGAAGGAGCGCAAGATGGTAGTACTTCGTCACGAAATCGGTGATGTGCTGCGCGATGTCCGCCAGCGTCAGGGACGCACGCTCCGTGAAGTTTCGCACAGCGCCCGCGTCTCCCTGGGGTATCTCAGCGAAGTGGAGCGCGGCCAGAAGGAAGCCTCGTCAGAGCTTCTGTCCTCAATCTGCTCGGCACTGGATGTTCCGTTGTCAAGCATGCTCCGTGAAGTCAGCGACCGTGTGGCAGTAGCCGAAGGCGTCGCAGTTCCGGACACAGTTCCGCAGGAATTCTCCCAGCGTTACGGCCGTGACCTCGAGCGCGACCTCAACACTGAACTGAACGACGAACTCTCCACGGGCCTTCTCTCCGGCGCCCGGTAA
- a CDS encoding CinA family protein, translating into MSNLHRLAGQAVQQALESGQTVATAESLTAGMVSAVLADTPGASGMLQGGVVAYQNSVKDAVLHVPADLLARAGSVDPDVARAMAAGARTVLGADVGISTTGVAGPDAHDGKPVGRVYIGIATAAGTAAFEYSFTGSRPDIRAAACAAALERLLEALPA; encoded by the coding sequence ATGAGCAACCTCCACCGTTTGGCCGGGCAGGCCGTCCAGCAGGCGCTCGAGTCCGGGCAGACCGTCGCCACCGCCGAGTCGTTGACGGCGGGGATGGTGTCCGCTGTCCTTGCCGACACTCCCGGGGCCTCCGGCATGCTGCAGGGCGGTGTGGTCGCCTACCAGAACTCAGTGAAGGACGCGGTGCTGCACGTTCCTGCCGACCTCCTGGCCCGTGCCGGCTCCGTGGACCCCGACGTTGCCCGTGCCATGGCAGCCGGGGCACGCACGGTCCTGGGCGCCGACGTCGGGATTTCCACAACGGGGGTGGCAGGTCCCGATGCCCATGACGGCAAGCCAGTTGGGCGCGTCTACATTGGAATTGCCACAGCGGCCGGAACGGCGGCTTTCGAATACTCCTTCACCGGCAGCAGGCCCGACATCAGGGCCGCAGCCTGCGCCGCCGCCCTGGAACGGCTCCTCGAGGCACTGCCCGCCTGA
- a CDS encoding heparan-alpha-glucosaminide N-acetyltransferase domain-containing protein, with the protein MTSRTPATRPRKTADRQQPGRLRGIDAARGLALLGMMATHLLPTFESNPSLTPTWIGLTFSGRAAALFAVLAGVGLALSTGKNRPLEGAELSAARRGVGLRALVIAAVGLTLGGLDVNVAIILVHYAVLFLCVLPFLGLGVKRLCAWAAGWILGSPVLAYLLRPWLLAPEPPLRLGHNPAWGDLGTPSRLLADLFLTGYYPVLQWLSYLLVGLAIGRLVLTKALVPALLLVGGTVVAVAAKSLGVAAMEDWGGRAALEKVLNSPGYPLGSVLQVNLAGLPQEGSWWWLASAAPHSGTPLDLLHTSAVAAAVIGACLLLGRLAEWVDLDLLLPLRGPGAMTLTLYTVHVWVVSSFYLKPLPAGWTEDGMYFAHAAAAIAVGIVFARMSWRGPLEWVGHTASLVGRGGFKALS; encoded by the coding sequence ATGACGTCCCGCACCCCGGCCACCCGGCCCCGGAAGACCGCAGACCGTCAACAACCGGGGCGTCTTAGGGGCATCGATGCGGCCCGTGGCCTGGCTTTGCTGGGCATGATGGCCACTCACCTGCTGCCAACGTTCGAATCGAACCCAAGCCTCACACCAACCTGGATCGGCCTCACGTTCTCGGGACGGGCCGCCGCCCTCTTCGCAGTGCTGGCGGGCGTCGGGCTTGCCCTGTCCACGGGAAAAAACAGGCCGTTGGAGGGCGCCGAACTCTCCGCGGCCCGCCGCGGGGTGGGGCTGCGCGCCCTGGTGATTGCCGCCGTCGGACTGACCCTCGGCGGCCTGGACGTGAACGTGGCCATCATCCTGGTCCACTACGCCGTGCTGTTCCTGTGCGTCCTGCCCTTCCTGGGGCTGGGCGTGAAGCGCCTGTGTGCGTGGGCCGCCGGCTGGATCCTGGGCTCCCCGGTGCTGGCCTACCTGCTGCGGCCCTGGCTCCTTGCCCCGGAGCCGCCATTGAGGCTGGGCCACAACCCGGCATGGGGGGACCTCGGAACGCCGTCCCGGCTGCTCGCGGACCTGTTCCTCACGGGCTACTACCCGGTGCTGCAGTGGCTGTCCTACCTGCTGGTGGGGCTGGCCATCGGCCGCCTGGTGCTGACCAAGGCGCTGGTCCCCGCGCTGCTGCTGGTGGGCGGAACGGTAGTGGCCGTGGCGGCCAAGAGCCTGGGTGTCGCGGCCATGGAGGACTGGGGCGGCCGCGCAGCGCTGGAGAAGGTCCTCAACTCACCGGGCTACCCGCTGGGCAGCGTACTCCAGGTGAACCTGGCCGGACTCCCCCAGGAAGGTTCATGGTGGTGGCTGGCATCGGCCGCACCGCATTCGGGTACGCCGCTCGATTTGCTGCATACCTCGGCAGTTGCGGCGGCCGTCATCGGTGCCTGCCTGCTTCTGGGGCGGCTGGCCGAATGGGTGGACCTGGACCTGCTGCTGCCGCTGCGGGGACCCGGCGCCATGACGCTGACGCTGTACACCGTCCATGTCTGGGTGGTCTCCAGCTTCTACCTCAAACCGCTGCCCGCCGGCTGGACCGAGGACGGAATGTACTTTGCCCATGCCGCGGCTGCCATCGCCGTGGGCATCGTGTTTGCGCGGATGTCGTGGCGCGGCCCCCTGGAATGGGTGGGCCATACTGCAAGCCTGGTGGGGCGCGGCGGCTTCAAGGCCCTGTCCTGA
- a CDS encoding DUF3046 domain-containing protein, whose protein sequence is MRISEYWRLMDDEFGAGYSRVLSSTLVLTGVGGRTADQALAAGIEPRKVWLAVCDVQDVPAERRLGRDIAPRRD, encoded by the coding sequence ATGCGAATCAGCGAGTACTGGCGTCTGATGGATGACGAGTTCGGTGCGGGGTACTCCCGCGTGCTGAGCAGTACCCTGGTCCTGACCGGCGTCGGCGGGCGCACTGCGGACCAGGCGCTGGCTGCAGGCATCGAACCGCGCAAAGTCTGGCTGGCAGTCTGCGATGTCCAGGACGTCCCGGCCGAACGGCGGCTGGGCCGGGACATCGCCCCTCGCCGCGACTAG
- the pgsA gene encoding CDP-diacylglycerol--glycerol-3-phosphate 3-phosphatidyltransferase, which yields MTSTDATAAGQGRAGVWNLPNVLTMIRIALVPFFVWFLVADAPGLHSVSGPWRWAAVAAFAVAIYTDKLDGDIARSRNLVTDFGKIADPIADKLLIGSALVMLSLLGELPWWATLVILVREWGITALRFFVIRYGVIPASRGGKLKTVVQTAAIFLYLLPFGAFAPWMSWVAFAVMMAAVAITLWTGVEYVIEALRLRAKGKRQAGSVTGQDTASGQESATGQDQA from the coding sequence GTGACTAGCACCGATGCAACCGCCGCCGGCCAGGGCCGTGCCGGGGTCTGGAACCTTCCCAACGTCCTGACCATGATCCGCATCGCGCTGGTCCCGTTTTTTGTGTGGTTCCTCGTGGCGGACGCGCCCGGCCTGCACAGTGTTTCCGGACCATGGCGCTGGGCGGCAGTGGCGGCCTTCGCCGTCGCCATCTACACGGACAAGCTCGACGGCGACATCGCCAGGAGCCGGAACCTGGTCACGGACTTCGGCAAGATCGCGGACCCCATCGCAGACAAGCTCCTGATCGGCTCCGCGCTGGTGATGCTCTCCTTGCTGGGTGAGCTGCCCTGGTGGGCCACGCTGGTGATCCTGGTGCGGGAATGGGGCATTACCGCCCTGCGCTTCTTCGTGATCCGGTACGGGGTCATTCCCGCCTCGCGGGGCGGCAAGCTCAAGACCGTGGTGCAGACCGCGGCGATCTTCCTCTATCTCCTGCCGTTCGGGGCATTCGCGCCCTGGATGTCCTGGGTTGCGTTTGCCGTCATGATGGCTGCCGTGGCGATCACGCTGTGGACCGGCGTCGAATACGTCATCGAGGCCCTGCGACTGCGCGCGAAGGGGAAACGGCAGGCAGGGTCTGTCACAGGGCAGGACACAGCCAGCGGGCAGGAATCAGCGACGGGCCAGGACCAGGCATGA
- a CDS encoding DNA translocase FtsK: MATRTTSAPKGTGRGSSGSKAGSSTGRGTGSTASRTGRGGSTSTARTRQLPAVEHHQPWLLRVVGGAWLGVGHLVGGGVRRIGHDVSDLPTEERRDGAALFNLALGIFIATFAWWGLTGWFPDAVYAVVNGTFGWISLLLPLMLFVCAFRLFRRPSDGRGNNRVGIGFLIMTFAGCGLAHILGGQPTVADGFDGLRKAGGMLGFLAATPLAAIHPAVPVALYALLAFVSVLIITATPFTAIPRRIRGAYEHLMGIDLMDQEHQDTHDRSYLERTAAAAPKKKKRKLFGKDQESDAGLEGYVGDEAFEHAVIDDDEPEPERPAPGVRRPTQAEIAVEKIKAAQGLGSGAQAPPAENATEAIPLVIPGAAAPAKAAAAPTVPSNPVAPAPPPVPIPQRTEQLSLAGDVTYTLPASDYLTPGSIPKERTEANDAVVAALTDTLQQFNVDATVTGFSRGPTVTRYEIELAPGTKVERVTALSKNISYAVASSDVRILSPIPGKSAIGIEIPNTDRETVSLGDVLRSQNARRTDHPMVMGVGKDVEGGYVVANLAKMPHLLVAGATGAGKSSFVNSMITSILMRATPDEVRMVMVDPKRVELTAYEGVPHLITPIITNPKKAAEALQWVVREMDARYDDLANYGFKHIDDFNKAVRAGKVQPPVDSKRVIRPYPYLLVIVDELADLMMVAPRDVEDSIVRITQLARAAGIHLVLATQRPSVDVVTGLIKANVPSRMAFATSSVTDSRVVLDQPGAEKLIGQGDALFLPMGASKAMRVQGAWVTESEIHKVVEHVKGQLQASYRDDVAAEAPKKQIDDDIGDDLEVLLQATELVVTTQFGSTSMLQRKLRVGFAKAGRLMDLLESRGVVGPSEGSKARDVLVKPDDLAAVLAAMKGQEAPAAADSQTAALSDNANANIAQGGYAEDLVAADLDQRKQNVEYYDGSDSAPGGYGDDDDGSEDAWSLTGR, translated from the coding sequence ATGGCCACACGTACTACTTCCGCGCCCAAAGGTACCGGCAGGGGGAGCTCCGGCAGCAAAGCGGGCAGTTCCACAGGCCGCGGAACCGGCTCCACCGCCAGCAGGACAGGGCGCGGCGGCTCAACCAGCACTGCACGCACCCGCCAGCTTCCCGCCGTCGAGCACCACCAGCCCTGGCTGCTGCGCGTGGTGGGCGGAGCGTGGCTTGGAGTGGGCCACCTGGTGGGCGGGGGAGTGCGCCGCATCGGCCACGACGTCAGCGACCTCCCCACGGAGGAACGCCGCGACGGTGCCGCCCTCTTCAACCTGGCCCTTGGTATTTTCATCGCCACCTTCGCATGGTGGGGACTGACGGGCTGGTTCCCGGACGCCGTCTACGCCGTGGTGAACGGCACCTTCGGCTGGATCTCCCTGCTGCTCCCGCTCATGCTGTTCGTGTGCGCCTTCCGGCTGTTCCGCCGGCCCTCGGACGGCCGGGGCAATAACCGGGTGGGCATCGGTTTCCTGATCATGACCTTCGCCGGGTGCGGGTTGGCTCATATCCTCGGCGGCCAGCCCACCGTGGCCGACGGCTTCGACGGCCTCCGCAAAGCCGGCGGGATGCTCGGCTTCCTGGCCGCCACGCCGCTGGCCGCCATCCATCCGGCTGTGCCTGTGGCCCTGTATGCCCTGCTGGCCTTTGTGTCGGTACTGATCATCACCGCCACCCCGTTCACGGCGATCCCGCGCCGCATCCGCGGCGCCTACGAACACCTCATGGGCATCGACCTGATGGACCAGGAACACCAGGACACCCACGACCGCAGCTACCTCGAACGCACGGCTGCCGCTGCGCCCAAGAAGAAGAAGCGGAAGCTTTTCGGCAAGGACCAGGAGTCCGACGCCGGCCTTGAGGGCTACGTGGGCGACGAAGCCTTCGAGCACGCCGTCATTGACGACGACGAGCCCGAACCCGAGCGGCCCGCGCCCGGAGTGCGGCGCCCCACCCAGGCGGAGATCGCCGTCGAAAAGATTAAGGCAGCCCAGGGATTGGGTTCCGGTGCCCAGGCACCTCCGGCGGAAAACGCCACCGAGGCCATCCCCCTGGTCATCCCCGGTGCCGCCGCTCCCGCCAAAGCCGCCGCCGCGCCCACCGTGCCCTCCAACCCGGTGGCCCCCGCGCCGCCGCCCGTTCCCATCCCGCAGCGGACCGAACAGCTCTCGCTCGCCGGGGACGTCACGTACACCCTCCCTGCCTCGGACTACCTGACACCCGGCTCGATCCCGAAGGAGCGCACCGAAGCCAATGACGCCGTCGTCGCTGCCCTGACGGATACCCTGCAGCAGTTCAACGTCGACGCCACCGTCACCGGCTTCAGCCGTGGTCCCACCGTCACCCGGTACGAAATCGAACTTGCTCCCGGAACCAAGGTTGAGCGCGTCACCGCGCTGTCCAAGAACATCTCCTACGCTGTGGCCTCCAGCGACGTGCGCATCCTGAGCCCCATCCCCGGCAAGTCCGCCATCGGCATCGAAATCCCCAACACCGACCGCGAAACCGTGTCACTGGGCGACGTGCTGCGCAGCCAGAATGCGCGGCGCACCGACCACCCCATGGTCATGGGTGTGGGCAAGGACGTGGAGGGCGGCTACGTGGTGGCCAACCTGGCCAAGATGCCGCACCTCCTGGTGGCAGGGGCCACCGGCGCCGGTAAGTCGTCCTTCGTGAACTCCATGATCACCTCCATCCTGATGCGGGCCACCCCTGACGAGGTGCGCATGGTCATGGTGGACCCCAAGCGCGTGGAGCTGACGGCCTACGAGGGCGTCCCGCACCTGATCACGCCCATTATCACCAACCCCAAAAAAGCCGCCGAGGCGCTGCAGTGGGTGGTCCGCGAAATGGACGCCCGCTACGACGACCTCGCAAATTACGGCTTCAAGCACATCGACGATTTCAACAAGGCGGTGCGGGCCGGAAAGGTCCAGCCGCCGGTGGACTCCAAGCGCGTCATCAGGCCCTACCCGTATCTGCTGGTGATCGTCGACGAGCTTGCCGACCTGATGATGGTGGCACCACGCGACGTGGAGGACTCGATCGTCCGCATCACCCAGCTTGCCCGTGCCGCCGGCATCCACCTGGTGCTGGCCACCCAGAGGCCGTCCGTGGACGTTGTCACCGGCCTCATCAAGGCCAACGTGCCCTCGCGCATGGCCTTCGCCACGTCCTCCGTCACCGACTCCCGCGTGGTCCTGGACCAGCCCGGCGCCGAGAAGCTCATTGGCCAGGGTGACGCGCTCTTCCTGCCCATGGGCGCCTCCAAGGCCATGCGCGTCCAGGGCGCCTGGGTTACCGAGTCGGAGATCCACAAGGTGGTGGAACACGTCAAGGGGCAACTGCAGGCTTCCTACCGTGACGACGTTGCTGCCGAAGCGCCCAAGAAGCAGATCGACGACGACATCGGGGATGACCTCGAGGTCCTGCTGCAGGCGACGGAGCTGGTGGTCACCACGCAGTTCGGCTCCACCTCCATGCTGCAGCGCAAGCTCCGCGTCGGGTTCGCCAAGGCCGGACGGCTCATGGACCTGCTCGAATCCCGCGGCGTCGTGGGACCATCCGAGGGCTCCAAGGCGCGCGATGTGCTGGTCAAACCTGATGACCTCGCCGCCGTCCTGGCCGCCATGAAGGGCCAGGAGGCGCCGGCCGCCGCCGATTCCCAGACCGCTGCCCTCAGCGACAATGCCAACGCCAACATCGCGCAGGGCGGCTACGCCGAAGACCTGGTGGCGGCGGACCTGGACCAGCGGAAGCAGAACGTCGAATATTACGACGGCTCGGATTCCGCCCCCGGCGGGTACGGCGATGACGACGACGGCTCCGAAGACGCATGGTCCCTCACCGGGCGCTAG
- the dapA gene encoding 4-hydroxy-tetrahydrodipicolinate synthase: MADSSAHIPALGTLLTAMVTPFTKDGAVDYDQAAALASKLVDDGCDGLVVTGTTGETSTLTDEENLGMFRAVKEAVGGRAAIIAGTGTNDTAHSVHLSQQAAALGVDGLLLVTPYYNKPSQAGVRAHFETIASAVDVPVMLYDIPGRSSIAIEPDTMIRLAQHPNIVAVKDAKADFMAATRVMAETDLLFYSGDDGLTLPWMALGAVGLVGVTTHVATRRFRELIDAINANDLGTARKINFELQPVVRATMTRVQGAVAAKQILKWQGVLPNSIVRLPLVEPDETEIETIRGDLAEAGLVFS, from the coding sequence ATGGCTGACTCTTCCGCGCATATCCCTGCCCTCGGTACCCTCCTGACCGCCATGGTCACGCCGTTCACCAAGGACGGCGCAGTGGACTACGACCAGGCGGCAGCGCTGGCCAGCAAGCTTGTCGACGACGGCTGTGACGGCCTGGTGGTCACCGGCACCACCGGTGAAACCTCCACGCTGACTGACGAAGAGAACCTCGGCATGTTCCGCGCCGTGAAGGAGGCCGTCGGCGGCCGGGCGGCCATCATCGCCGGCACCGGCACCAACGACACCGCGCACTCGGTCCACCTTTCCCAGCAGGCTGCTGCCCTCGGCGTCGACGGCCTCCTCCTGGTGACTCCTTACTACAACAAGCCCAGCCAGGCTGGTGTCCGCGCCCACTTCGAGACCATCGCCTCGGCCGTGGACGTACCCGTCATGCTGTACGACATTCCCGGCCGGTCCTCCATCGCCATCGAGCCAGACACCATGATCCGGCTGGCGCAGCACCCCAACATCGTGGCCGTCAAAGACGCCAAGGCCGACTTCATGGCAGCCACCCGTGTCATGGCGGAAACGGACCTCCTGTTCTACTCGGGCGATGACGGACTGACCCTTCCCTGGATGGCGCTGGGCGCCGTCGGCCTGGTGGGCGTTACCACCCACGTCGCCACCCGCCGCTTCCGCGAACTCATCGACGCCATCAACGCCAACGACCTCGGCACCGCGCGCAAGATCAACTTCGAGCTGCAGCCGGTGGTACGCGCCACCATGACCCGGGTCCAGGGCGCCGTGGCGGCCAAACAGATTCTTAAATGGCAGGGAGTCCTGCCCAACTCGATCGTCCGTTTGCCCCTCGTGGAGCCGGACGAAACCGAGATCGAAACCATCCGCGGGGATTTGGCGGAAGCGGGGCTGGTCTTCTCCTGA